Proteins encoded together in one Amphiura filiformis unplaced genomic scaffold, Afil_fr2py scaffold_130, whole genome shotgun sequence window:
- the LOC140145084 gene encoding uncharacterized protein, with product MESFTCTCNTGYYGNGVTCTESGGGVIRNPITGSTCTSCTRNRIVRLTVVVVRVAISTPAVFTPALNNPSSPEYQLLVVRVTIVFQIYCSRFVGCIGVVIIGFFPGSIGVDMEYIFEEDSPVTGLMVMETILDTGNENDDDIGDNLFITPTATRVNDLCPPNFCSNGGTCISDTEAVTGFCLCPDGFGGIDCTDIVPVGEGDGGNETEICPVDFCQNGGTCQPDPTTNVSTCQCASQFIGSRCEMSLEEDIDNDVILAMIFIVDALMMVAIIIAISLICFCVVRRRRMQHRRITFQPVDTPWSIAVRNRTDGLY from the exons atggaatcttttacgtgtacatgtaataccggctactatggaaatggagtaacatgcacag aATCTGGTGGAGGCGTTATACGAAACCCTATAACTGGCTCCACATGCACAAGCTGTACAA GAAATCGCATTGTAAGACTTACTGTAGTTGTGGTACGTGTTGCCATAAGCACTCCAGCCGTCTTCACCCCAGCACTGAACAATCCTTCTTCGCCGGAATACCAACTGCTTGTCGTTCGCGTCACCATCGTG TTCCAGATATACTGTAGTCGATTTGTAGGATGCATTGGTGTGGTTATAATCGGTTTCTTTCCCGGGAGTATTGGCGTAGATATGGAGTACATATTTGAAGAGGATTCGCCAGTAACAGGTCTTATGGTAATGGAGACGATCTTAGACACTGGTAATGAAAACGACGACGATATCGGTGATAACTTATTTATAACACCTACTGCCACGAGAGTAAACG ACCTTTGTCCGCCAAATTTCTGTAGTAACGGTGGTACGTGTATCAGTGATACGGAAGCTGTTACAGGATTTTGTCT ATGTCCAGATGGTTTTGGTGGTATTGACTGCACTGATATTGTTCCTGTCGGTGAAGGAGACGGCGGCAACGAAACGG AAATTTGCCCAGttgatttttgccaaaatggaGGGACTTGTCAACCAGATCCCACAACTAATGTCAGTACCTGTCA GTGTGCCAGTCAATTCATTGGTAGCCGATGTGAAATGAGTTTAGAAGAAGATATTGATAATGATG TGATTTTAGCTATGATCTTCATAGTTGATGCCTTAATGATGGTTGCAATAATCATAGCCATAAGTTTAATATGCTTTTGTGTCGTCAGAAGAAGACGTATGCAACACAGACGAATCACATTTCAACCCGTTGACACACCTTGGTCAATTGCTGTGCGAAATAGG aCTGATGGCCTGTATTAA